The window GCAGATGAACAAAACAAAACATTCATTCAAATGTGACAAGTTATGCACACCCGTGACCGATTCATCATCCTCTGCTATGACATTTGTAGATAGCGGCCACAATTAAACAATCAACAATGCACACAACTGATGAGGCACTTTGTTGTATTTTTCTTCTTTGCTTTGAGAGCTTGTTGTATCCTTCTTGAGACAATGAAAAGACTGCGAAAACGACAAGTAATAAGATCTCCTCCATATGCACATAAAAGAACATGATAGGTAGCCACAAACAGAAACAAAATGTCGGTTGGATAGCGACAAGACTATCGAATCATAATGAGCGTTTAACCAGGGCAATTTTGAACCGATCCCACCGCCACCGACACGCAACGGTGAAGGAATCCTAGCAGTGATAAAGCGTCTGGGTGTCTGGGATCTGATGTCTCACACCGGGTGTCGGCACAAGGTAATTGAGCGTTTCTAAAAAAACAACTAACTGTAATGCCAGCAGCCTGTTTATGTTAGGGTTAGAGGTGATTGATTCACCTTGAAGATGAGGGTCTTGCCGATCTTGCCagcgggatggttggaggcgtACTGGTCCCTGGAGAGTCGCCTTGCCTCCATGATGGCGGCGATGACGGTGTCCCCAAACACCATCTGGATGGCGGTGGAGGTGACGGGCGCGAGACCGAAGGGGCAGACCTCCCCCTGCAGCGGCAGGTGGACGTTGAGGTCGCAGGCCGCGGCGAGCGGGCAGTCCGCCCCCGAGGCCGCGGAGGTGAGCGAGATGAGGTAGGCGCCCTTGGCGCGCGCGCAGGGCGCGAGCGCGAGCAGCTCGTCGGAGGCGCCGGACTTGGAGAGGAGCACGAGGACGTCCCCGGGGAAGAGCGCGCCGATGTCGCCGTGCAGCGCGTCGACGGGGGCGAGGAACCCTGCCCGCGCGAAGCCCAGCGACGCCAGCGTCTGCGCGATCTTGCGCGCCACGATGCCCGACTTGCCGACGCCCGTGAAGAAGACGGCGCCCGGCGCGTCCAGCAGCGCCTGCGCGAACGCCGCCGCCTGCGACATGTCGAGGCGGTCGAAGAAGTGGTCCAGGTGCCGGCGCTGCGCGGAGAAGAGCGGCGCCAGGTCCGACGCCGACACCGTGGCGCGCCCCTGCGGGGGGGCGCATTCCGCCGGGGCCGGCACCGGGAGGGAGCCCATGGGCGGCGAGGGGCGCGGGGTGCGCGGGGCGTTCGAGGAAATGCCGCGGTGAGAGGGCGGGTCGCGGGCGGGGTTCGTTCCTTGCTATCTGGGGAGACGCGGGCACGCAGGCCAAACgggggaggggaggagggagCACGAGCACGAGGCGTGCGAGTGTGCGAGTGCGACGCAGCAGCGGAAACAGGGAATGCCGGACATGTGAGGCTGCTCGGTCATTATTTTGGTGATGATGATCGATGCGTCATGTTTCTTGTACTTTTACGAACTATAAAGAGGGGGTAAATTTAAAATTCTACGAAGATAAATGGATAATTGGGAGTTTGGCTTTTAGATATACATTTTTAAAAACAATATATCTATTTTCCCACAAGGATCCTGTTTGGGTATTGAGGTACACCTATACTACTTTTAAATATGATGGAATACACTATGGGTCTTTATTTTTTTCCTACATTCTCATTTACCTTTATAAACTCCCGAAATGATCATATAGCTCCTTCAGCGACAACCTAAATGTTTTATTTTGTACACCATAAAAATTAGCTTCACCCAGCAACCCAGCCCTAATAAGACgtcattttttattttaaaaagaaCTTGTTTGGGAAAAAAAATGAGGTGTCGCCCGTTCGCTTAGAATTTATCAGTCTGCCTTATCAGgtatggtataatatttttctctcctaacaaatcagcttcagtccGTTTATTAGctgcagaaaccatcagccgaacagcttTAGATTTTTATTGACTAGTACATTGTAAAATATTGATCGTTTTTAGCTTTGTTCTCCTACGGCTTGTACTAAtcttatatttttttaaaaatgcaCCGAAATCTGTAAACATCAAATTAGTTTGGTTCGACCCATCATGAGATACGGCTTGATATCGCAATTGTCTTGGACTAGAGGCCGGGCCGGGACTGGAGCAATGATGCAGCGCTAGACGCAGACGCCTAGATCGATGGTGACTAACGTGTGGTGATGAGCGAGCGAGCCAACGGTGCGGTACATGAGAGGGAGAGGCACTCGCTCGCTCGTTGCACTCATCATGCATGCTGATCTGCTGACCGCTGTTACTAGTGCGGAATGGGATGGCCGGTCGGTCACTCGTGCTGCCGGGGCTTGCTTTCCAGTGAGGACGTACGTCAACGAGACAAACACAGGTTGCCTGGGCGCCGCATGCAGACAATACTAGTTTATTAGGTGGATCCCAGCGACAGCGAGCACGGCGTTGGACCTTGGTGCTTCTGCACCGGCCGCCGAGCGCTCAACTTGCACTGGATCATTGGATGGATGCGTGCACGCCGGATCTGAGTGCGCGGTGCGGTTCCAAGCCCAGTGGACGTGGAGCTCCTCGTGATCAGACTGGTGATGACGCACTTGCCGATGGACCACGACGGACAGAGGAGGACGAACCAGCAGGCAACCAGGAGTGGAAACTGCCGGGCCAGAAGCCCAGAAGCATCCAGGGAAGCGGTCACTCCCTCCGTGCTGCACCGCCTGCGTGGGGCTGGGAGGAAAGTTCCTACGGGCTTCTGCTTCTGCCTTGCCGGTTGCCGCGCCGGACGTGAATACGTGACGCTGGACTCTGACGTGCACCATGGGCCAAAAATGCGTGCGCCGCGCGTTACGCGTGGAAAGGGACAGCGGACGAGGACGTGCGTGGAGTAGTGCTCCGTAAAGGAGGCACTGTGAGCGTTCGCAGCGCGTGCTGTACATGGACAGGCGTGCAAAGGACGCGGAGGACCGACCTCCTGATCGGCCTCGCAGCGCGCGTGCTCCGGCTCCCGCTGTTGTTTGGGGGAACTAGGGCGCCGCAAGCCCGCAAGCAAGCCAGGGGCGCTCTCCATCACCTCCCTGCGTCATAGATGCAACGAACATGAATGCAACATAGATTAACTGTGAATGCATTCATGCAATGCATTTCGTGTTGGTTGCGTATTATGTTTTTTTGTTGCAAAACATTTACAAAACATATTTACATATCAATTAGAATGTTTCAAGGATTTTTCAAATTTTTGGGATATTTTTTCATTTTCCTAGAGCTAATCCATTTTTTTAAGAATATAGTAATattttcatgagctctaaatattttatttgaatttctcaTATCTCAATCTATCTCtatattttttgaaatttttaaaTCTTAGAGTCATTTCTAGGGTTTAGAAACCTTGCCAAATATTTATCGATTTTTATATTTAAAAGATACAAAATCACCTTCAAAGTCACTCCAAACTAGGATAGTGAGGTAACTTGAACGATTTTATATAGTTCGAGGAGAAAAACTAGACTACAACAATAATTCAGAAAggtaaaatatatatattttttagaattacacagtacaatgtAGACGtccacaacacgcacgcacactcaccctatgaacacacgtacgctaacccctacccctatgagcacgtTCGAAGGACTGAGCCGACATATCTCAAAATTTACAAAGTCAACACAGGCGCCTCGCGGTCAACGGGacatcgcctaccactgaaagcatagccaTCAGCATTCAGCAATGCCGTCAGGGCCACCAGCGTTGATAGTCGTGTTCAAGCTGTTGAAGCGGGCCACTAGACTGAGGAAGCACTAGAAGCTGTAAGGCCCAGGGGAGGCCCATGTCTCGAATTCAAAAAATAAAAACGTGATTAGTTTGAAACTCGATCCGGATCTGGCAACATAAGGCTGTTTCAAGGTGGAAGTGAATGGAGTTGTTGGGCTTGGCCTGTTAGGCGTAGGGGCTCGGCCCATGGTTGTTGGAGGCGGCATCCATATAAGCCGTTGTATTCTGTTTGGAATGGGGCTCTGTCTGAAATGAAAAGAAAAGGTCCCTAACAGAATACTCTGTCGTTGCAGCGTTCACGCCGTGTCAAGACAAGGACGCTGCTTGGCTCGTGCCGACCGCCAGCGCCATGGTGGTGACTATGTGCCTCGGACTAAGGTTGGGGCGCAGGGCGTGGCGGGAGATGGCGAAGCGGCAGCGGCCTTCGGCGTGGAAGATGACATGGTTCCAGAGCCTGGACTTAGAAATGGACGACGTCCTCGGGTGCCTCAGGGAGGAGAACATCATCGGCAGAGGAGGTGCCGGCACGGCGGCACTGTGTACCGCTGCGTGACGCGGGTCGGCGCGGAGGTGGCGGTCAAGCGCCTCCCGGGCCTCGGCCGCCGCGACCACGGCTTCCGCGCCGAGGTGACCACGCTCGGCGGCATCCGGCACCGGAACGTCGTGCGGCTGCTCGGCTTCGCGTCCAGCGCGGAGGCCAACCGGCTCCTGTACGAGTACATGCCGATGGGGTCTCTGGGCGCGGTCCTGCACGGCGACAGCGGCGGGCTCCTCCTGGGCTGGGGCGACCAGCACCGCGTCGCCACTGAGGCGGCGCGCACGCTGTGCAACCTGCACCACGAGTGCTCGCCGAGGATCCTGCACCGCGACGTCAAGTGCAACAACATCCTGCTGGACTCGGCGATGGAGGCGCACGTCGCTGACTTCGGCCTCGCCAAGTTCCTCAGCCGCGGCGCGTCCTGCTCCGACGGAACGAgagcggtggcggcggaggagTCCGTGTCGGTCGTCGCCGGCACGTACGGGTACATCGCTCCTGGTAAGAACGAAGAACGTGGCGTACACGCTCGAAGTGGTGCGTGAAGAGTACGCGTACACGCTGCGGGTGGACGAGAAGAcggacgtgtacagcttcggcgtgGTGCTGCTGGAGCTCGTCACGGGGCGCCGCCCGCTCGGCGACTTCGGCGACGAGATCGACCTCGTCCACTGGGCGCGAAGCATCGTGCCGAGACCCACGGACACGGCAGCAATCCTGGCCGTGGCTGACCCCCGGCTGCCGCCAGAGCCCGCCGGCCTGATCGCTCGACTCTTCAGGGTGGGCATATCGTGCGTCCGCGAGAGCAGCCACGCATGGCCCACCATGCGTGAGGTCGTGCACGTCCTCTCCAGCTTCGTTGTACCACCGGCGGACCTGGCCTGCTCGACTTCTGCTCTTCCCCTGTAACTAACGGCACCACCAAGTTTATCAGGCAAGCAACCTTAGAGCAATTGACGCCACTAGCAGTGTGTGCCCGATGATGAATCCTGTAAGAGCCAGGAAGGATGATCGATCACAGTCAGTACTTCTTCTGAATGCGGCGACCATCCGGCATCTCACTTTCAGTTGGGCTTGAAGCTTGCACCGAAGATCATACTCTGGCAGTGCTGATGCCCTTGGGCGGCAGGGCGAGCCGGGCGCGGTGGCACAACCACACCCAGTCACAAcatttattaaaaaaacaaattatgtgCACAAGATTTTGTGAATAAAATTATGCACAATACTAGTGAAACAAAATTGTGCGCACAAGATTTGTAATAAGAAAAAAATGCATACAAGATTTGTGAAAGAAAAAAATATGCACATAACTCTTTAGGGTATATGCCTTGTTAAGAtcggtataatcaacacacaagcGCTTTAGTTCAAACAAACAATAGAAAAGGAGCTACAAGTTTATTTGGAAGAATATTGGTGCTTCCTGAAAATAGTAGTAAAATAATATATCATGCAATCACACAAATCGATCTCATGCTCTAATGCACAAACCACCTAATGGATGCAGCAGGAGAATATTCAGTGGGATGATGATGCTGCTTCACTACAGAGGAGCTTCTGAAACTTCTCTCTAATCGCTTGCAACTCTTTCAGAGCATCTCCAATTGACATACGATCCATGGGCATCTCCTCCGAACAAGAAATCCCTACTTGCAGAATCGAAGTGATGCAAGAAATTCTGAGCTTGGAGTTTGAAGTGGCTGGTTCGCCATCTTCTATCTCCATCCGAAGCTGTTGGTCCATGATAGTACTCACTGTGTCTGGTAGTGCCATTTGAACATACTTGCGGAGCCCCATGGCTTCACCAAATTCGTTGTCTGTCGGTCTTTTCCCGGTAAACATTTCCAGCAATAGTATGCCATAGCTGTAGACGTCACCCTGGGTAGATACTTCATTGCCCAGTCCATACTCTGAAAAAAACCAAAATGAGATTTTCTTTTAATTTGATAAAGTAACATGTGTGTATTAAATTAGTTTCTTGTAATTCCACGGATATAAGATTTTCAAATTTCGTAAAAAGCTCAACACCAAGAAAGGCTTGAGCTTTGGTTGAAGCCAACATGGTGGAGTACATTTATACAGAGCAAATGATAGGTACCTGGAGCTGCATATCCAATTGATCCTCTCATTGATGCCCATCCACTTGATGTACCTATATCTTGATGTAGAAACCTCGCAAGCCCAAAATCACCCACACGAGCAACCAAGGAACTGTCCAGGAGAACATTACTTGGTTTAAGATCACAGTGAATAATTGGCGTTGGCTTATGTTGGTGAAGGTAATCAAGTGAGGACGCCACGTCAATTCCAACATTTAATCTTGCAGTCAGATCTAGTGCCTTTGGTTCACCATCTTCGATGATATGTTTGTGCAGCCATTGGTCCAAATTTCCATTCGGTAGAAACTCATACACGAGGGCCTTGAAGTCATGGCCCTTAAAATCAATGCTTGAACAAATAGTCAATATCTTTACAAGGTTCCGATGTCGAGCACATCTTAAAGTCTCgcattctgcaacaaaactttgagatgcaccaCGCTGCATGAGGTTGAGAACCTTAACAGCGATCACTCTTTGCTGGTCGTTGCTTCTCATTGTTCCTTTGTAAACTGACCCAAAGCTCCCAGCTCCTATGAGGTTCTCGGATGCAAAACCACTTGTTGCATTAGCCAATTCGGCATAAGAAACCCTCATATATTGCTCACTCAAGACCGACCTTTGTAGGTGTGCTTTTGTCTTCTGGCGGCTCCTTTGTCGGAGTGCAAACAATGCAAATACTAATGTGACGCAGGCAAGTGCACTGCATACGGAGACTGCTATGACAAGTTTTTGATGTCGTTTCTTGGTTGTCTGGGTGGGGCAAGGTGGCAATCCCAGTTGAGGGATACCACCACAAAGACCATCATTCCCAGTGATTAAGATCTCTGCTGCATTGAGAAATACCCCATCACTTGGAACTCCACCTTGGAGTTTATTGAATGTGAGATTCAATATATAAAGGCCAGTTAGTTTGGCAAGGATCTCAGGAATGGCCCCCGACAAATTATTGTGAGAAAGATCAAGCCCTGAGAGGCCCTTTAGATTTCCTAGTGAGTGTGGAATTGTGCCCTGAAGGATGTTTCCTGATAAATTGAGAAATTCTAGGCTTTGACACTCACCAATGGAGGATGGAATCTCACCAGAAATCATGTTATAAGATAAATCAAGTCCGTTGAGATTTTCTAGACTTCCGACTTCTGATGGCAAAGCCCCAGATAAGGAATTATGTGAAATGTTGATGAAACTcgacaaggttgatatggaaaagagTTCTTTAGGTGTCGGACCAGAAAgattgttgtgagaaagatccaatacttcTAAAGGACAATGGCTGAGACTAGATGGTATAGGTCCACTTATAGCATTTGTACTGAGGAGAAGTCTAGTTAGTTGTGTAAGATTGCCAAGAGTTACCGGCAAGGGTCCAGACAAGGCATTATTGTACAGAAATAATTCAGACAACTTATTGAGGCTGCCGAGGGAAGCCGGAATAGCACCTATGAGAATGTTATGAGGCATTTTAAATGTTTGCAAGTTGATGAGGTTACCGATTCCTTCTGTTATTGTTCCAGTTATATTGTTGTATGACATGCTGAGATACTCCAGCTGTGTTGAGAGATTACCAATTGAAGCTGGCAGCACGCCATGGAGATTATTCTCGCTAACATCTAATACAACCAGGTTGCTACAATTGGTCAGACTAGCCACGAAGCTCCAATCAGCATCATTTGTTGCTTCAAACTGATTTGAAGCAATTGACACTGCAGACAGGCTCCTTTGGTGAGCTCCTAAGCATTCTGGAATCGTTCCCGATAGGAAGTTTTCTAGTGTTTCAATATATTGAAGCATGGAGGTGTTGCAAAGGGATGAGGGGAGCATGCCATGAAATAGATTGTTTGATACAAGAAAATAGTTCAATTTCGGAAGGTTGCTTCCAATATTAGGTGGAAAAGTCCCATTCAAGTTGTTGTACTCTACATTTAGAACTTCGAGAGAGGAAAGATTATTGAACATCAAAGGGGGCAAAGGGCCTTCTAGTTCATTGCTCACTAGATCAAGTATAGTGAGGGCATAGAGGTTGCCAAGCGCACCAGGAATGGAACCTGAAAGATTGTTTCTTGAGACAGAAAGGTGTTCAAGCATCTCAAGATTTCCTAATGATTCTGGGATCTGACCAACTAGACCATTTTGCTGAAGATCTAGGAATACTAGTGAAGAGAGGTTGCCTAACCAAGAAGGGAGGGTtccttggagtttgtttcccccCAATCCAAGTACATTAAGAGAGGAGAGGTTTTGTAGTGGTGGTGGAATGCGTCCTTCAAAACTATTTTTGAAAGCATAAAGAGTCATCAACGCTGAGAGGTTTCCCAGTGAACTGGGGAACGTTCCTGAGAACTGATTTGCACCCAGGTTCAGCACGTTGAGGTTGGCAAGGCTGCCTATCTCTCTGGGGATTTCTCCTGTCATGTTGTTATATCTTAGGACTAGTTTTTTCAGGTTTACAAGGCTGGCAATGGTGGAAGGGATTCTTCCTGTAAGCCAATTTTTGCCAAGACTGAGTACCTGCAAGTTGCGCAAAGAGCCTAACTCACTGGGTACTCCCCCATGTAAATTGTTGTCGTCGAGGGAAATCTCTATCAGGTGGCTACAGTTTGAAAGTGACGGTGGAATCTGGCCAGAGAGGGAGTTGTAGGTAAGTTGTAGAGTCTCAAGGTCATGGATGTTACCGAGCTCTGGAGGCAAGATCCCTTGGAAGCCATTCGATGAAAGATTGAGTCGCCTCAAGAAAGTGAGGTTTCCCAGCGCAGGGGTGATGGTGCCAGTCAGGTTGAGCTCGGGGAGGTCCAGagcccactagtagagaacagacctttgatcctctgccaaaataggctctagtcccggaattttttgcccccgggactagaaatacctttactcccggttggtggctccaaccgggactaaaggcccctgcccaacggctactgcgccagacagaggtggcagggacctttagtcccggttggagccaccaaccaggactaaaggtatacttttactcccggttggtggctccaaccgggagtaaaggtctactcccgggccgtggctgcgcccggggttggaaagttacctttagtcccggttggatctatcaaccgggactaaatgttctccctttataaatcggccgtctcctccttcctccccgagcccgagctcagcacattttgaagctcattgcagtagtgttcttgcttcctccctccctccattgttcctccatccattcttcgattcctccgtcgattcttcagttgtaaaggttaccaatctcatactctcattttttaccattttcttatgccattttattcactatattctttattgtggtttttttttcatttgtaagcaatttgagctcaaaatcactttaagcttgcatatttacatgaaagaaggttaaagtatatataaatataaagttagaaaatagttagaaaattatagcaagtccttactagttgaacttgcggaccgtgttcaggtcggcgaggatgttctctgccgagcggtaacggacgtcaaggaggagctttgattctacgagggagagcgataacggtcgtggaagaccgtgttcccttcctcgtagaatcggagctcttccttgatcaagtacggtgccgtccggtggagaaatcctcgccgagctgattacgtaagcaaggtcaactagtacggatggttatttattcacatgtcccgatatcgtcgtagtagtctgtcaatcaccgtacctaaatgtagtatatataaataaaaacttagaaaatagttagaaaattatagaaaatccgtactagttgaacttgcggaccgtgttcagctcggcaagcatgttctctgtcgagcggtaacggacatcaaggaggagctttgattatacgagggagagcgacaacggtcgtgggagaccgtgttcccttcctcatagaatcggagctcttccttgaccaagtacggtgctgtccggtggagaaatgctcgccgagatgatcacgtaagcaaggtcaactagtacggatggttatttattcacacgtcccgatatcgtcgtagtagtctgttatatgtgtacattcccattcttctgttaatttgcggaaatatcatatgaattacttatctgccgcagtaaaagacgagaacacaatgatcattaaaaatatcattgtttagagatctagataattttatagtttgttaattttatttgtttataaaagaagaaatttatagtgtattaaaaaatgagtatagagagtagatggcaactgcttccgggtcctcggcctctcatgggtttccaaagcgacttaggccgggccttcctctcattccatgcggcaagtgtcgtgatgagatgaagattgtgatggagtaccgagtgaagaaggagggtcccaacaaggatcgtatcttctacaagtgtccggatcacaatgtgagttattttatcgtatttaatgattatggttagtttatacctattttcatgatggttgtgattaaagttctagttttttgttttaatttcagtgggatggcagtggacgatgttcaggcttctactgggaggaagagtatgttgaactcgtacaaaaatatcttgcacaacaggcagatacggcggctaatgaggcagtgatccagccgaagaagcccaaagatgttgcacaatcgggggatctgtctgttttagttgagattggtcgcgaaatccttgtgctcctgaaatgtattttagctttagttcttttagtggtagttgggattgtctacattgtagcgatgctttcataaatttgtatcttttgtggtggcacgcatgttgtataaataattaattatgatctaggttttaatatgatatttatgtcatgtaatgcagatgagccgtcattggatgtataatgctgatcgccgctcacaagagttcattgacggcgtgcattctttattacgtgcggccgagacaaacaaacgcgacggtttcatgtgctgcccatgtgccatatgtaagaatacggtggaatatccttgctcaaggactcttcattcacacttgttcaagtcgggtttcatgccaaactatatttgttggacaaagcacggagaaaccggtgttgtaatggaagaagatgaagaagaacaatgggacgacaatgatattattcctgatggtgcgtgcttcaatgatactgcaatgggagaagctgaagaagaggtagccgcagaagatgagccggctgatgatctttgtcaggtcattcgtgatgcacaaagagaatgtgaaagtgaaaaagagaagatcaagttcgagcggatgctagaagatcacaagaaattgttgtacccaacttgtgatgcagggcagaaaaagttgggaaccacactagaattgctgcaatggaaggcaaagaatggtgtatctaacaagggatttggagagttactaaaaatctaaaagaagatgcttccgaagtacaatgaattgcccgccactacctacgaagcaaaacaagttgtctgtcctatggggctagaaatagagaagatacatgcatgtcctaatgactgcatcctataccgtggcaaagagtacgagaaattggatgcatgcccggtatgtcatgcgtcgcggtataagatcaggcgagatgaccctggtgatgttgagggcgaacgtccacgtaagaaaatccctgccaaggttatgtggtatgctcctataataccacgcttgaaacgtctgttcagaaacaaagaacatgcaaaattgttacgatggcacaaagaagaccgtaaggtagacaatatgttgagacaccctgctgatgggtcccagtggagagcaatcgatagagaattcccggagtttgcaaatgacgcaagaaacttaaggtttgctttaagtacagatggtatcaatccttttggagagcagaacagtagtcatagcacttggcctgttactctaagtatctacaacattcctccttggttatgcatgaagcggaagttcattatgatgcctgtgctcatccaaggcccgaagcaacctggcaatgacatcgatgtgtacctgagaccacttattgatgaacttctcattttgtggaataaagaaggtgtacgtgtgtgggatgagtacaaacaagaacactttgatctgcgagcattgttgttcgtaacaatcaatgattggcctgctctaagtaatctttcaggacagtcaaacaagggatataatgcatgcacacactgcttcggtgatattagaggtgtattcttgaaaaaatgtcgaaaggtcgtgtaccttggccatcgtcgatttcttcctgcaaatcaccccgtaagaaagaaaggtaagcattttaaagggaaagcagaccacctgaccaagcctcgcaaccgaaccggtgaggatgtactcgatatggtcaatgatgtgaaagtcgtctttggaaaaggacatggaagccaacctattccgaaagacgctaacggtcacgcacccatgtggaagaaaaagtccatattttgggacctaccctattggcaagtcctggaggtccgt of the Miscanthus floridulus cultivar M001 unplaced genomic scaffold, ASM1932011v1 os_1402, whole genome shotgun sequence genome contains:
- the LOC136533998 gene encoding receptor kinase-like protein Xa21 gives rise to the protein MSFKSLVRSDPSRALASWGNMSIPMCRWRGVACGLRGHRRGHVWALDLPELNLTGTITPALGNLTFLRRLNLSSNGFQGILPPELGNIHDLETLQLTYNSLSGQIPPSLSNCSHLIEISLDDNNLHGGVPSELGSLRNLQVLSLGKNWLTGRIPSTIASLVNLKKLVLRYNNMTGEIPREIGSLANLNVLNLGANQFSGTFPSSLGNLSALMTLYAFKNSFEGRIPPPLQNLSSLNVLGLGGNKLQGTLPSWLGNLSSLVFLDLQQNGLVGQIPESLGNLEMLEHLSVSRNNLSGSIPGALGNLYALTILDLVSNELEGPLPPLMFNNLSSLEVLNVEYNNLNGTFPPNIGSNLPKLNYFLVSNNLFHGMLPSSLCNTSMLQYIETLENFLSGTIPECLGAHQRSLSAVSIASNQFEATNDADWSFVASLTNCSNLVVLDVSENNLHGVLPASIGNLSTQLEYLSMSYNNITGTITEGIGNLINLQTFKMPHNILIGAIPASLGSLNKLSELFLYNNALSGPLPVTLGNLTQLTRLLLSTNAISGPIPSSLSHCPLEVLDLSHNNLSGPTPKELFSISTLSSFINISHNSLSGALPSEVGSLENLNGLDLSYNMISGEIPSSIGECQSLEFLNLSGNILQGTIPHSLGNLKGLSGLDLSHNNLSGAIPEILAKLTGLYILNLTFNKLQGGVPSDGVFLNAAEILITGNDGLCGGIPQLGLPPCPTQTTKKRHQKLVIAVSVCSALACVTLVFALFALRQRSRQKTKAHLQRSVLSEQYMRVSYAELANATSGFASENLIGAGSFGSVYKGTMRSNDQQRVIAVKVLNLMQRGASQSFVAECETLRCARHRNLVKILTICSSIDFKGHDFKALVYEFLPNGNLDQWLHKHIIEDGEPKALDLTARLNVGIDVASSLDYLHQHKPTPIIHCDLKPSNVLLDSSLVARVGDFGLARFLHQDIGTSSGWASMRGSIGYAAPEYGLGNEVSTQGDVYSYGILLLEMFTGKRPTDNEFGEAMGLRKYVQMALPDTVSTIMDQQLRMEIEDGEPATSNSKLRISCITSILQVGISCSEEMPMDRMSIGDALKELQAIREKFQKLLCSEAASSSH